caAGCCAGGAGCCTGCGAGGAGTCGGATTTATACCTTTTCCCAACCCAAGTCCAGAAATGCTTCATTTGAATTGCGATTGGTTCATATTTCATATGCAGAGAAACCTCCCAGCATTAGCAAGAGCAAGGGGAGGATGGGGGTTGGGTTGTCTGGGAAAAGCTGTGGCCGTTGTTCCTGGGATCATCGCTGCGAGCTGGTTTCCACACTGCGGTGGGCAGCATCTGGGCAGCTTGTCCCCATCTGTCCCACTTCCCTGGGAGGAACGGGGAAGGCAGAGAAGGGCTGGAGCCGAAACCAGGCCAGTTGGAGAGAAACAGGTCACCCACAAGGAAGCTTCGTTACAGAAACGAGGTAGCAGGCAAAGGCAgtggctctccagctgctgctggatctGACAAAGCCACCCAAGCTTTCCCCTGGCCGCTGCGAGGTGTCTGGTTTGTGCCACCCAGGAGACCTCTCTGCTTGAGCTACGGGGGTCTTCTCCACGCTTTCATACTCGACAGATCTTGCTAGATTATACCAAAAGCCCAGGTTTCAGAAGCAAGAGAGCCTGCCCCATCCCGTGCGGTCAGTGCACCTCTCCCCGTGATCTGCCCTCGTTGCCCTAACACTGCTTCCAGCACTGCCGTACTTAAACCCAGCGCCGCGGTTGCTCAGGAAGGCGGCGGTGCGGCGGGCGGCTCAGCGGTCCAGGCGCCGgactgcagctccagctgcacgTGGCAATGCCTTGGCAGAAACAGGAGTTACCCGTGATTACTCTCTGAAGGCCTCGGGGTACAGCAGGAAGCCGTTCTCCTCCCATAGGCACCTGGAGAACCTTCCtcgtcctttttttttttgtgtgtgcatttcCCTGGCTCGGCGAATTTTACCACAAGCCAGCGGCTGCGGCGAGCTGGAAGCGTGGATGCAGCTGGATGTGGGGCGGCTGCGATTCATCCCCCCCCCGCcttgggctggggcaggtggaGGGGCCGCAAAGAAAACGCCGGAATGAGGTTTCTTCTTGGCGTCTGCTGGAGGATGAAAGAGGTTTGCAGGGCAAACGAGGCATTACCTTGCATGGCGAGGCAGCTTCACCCCTCAATGCCTCTTCCCGGGCTCCAGGTGTAAAAACAGCCGGTGCATTTCCTGGGGGGAAGAGCAgtagaaaggaaggagaaaaggagtaAAAAGCTGAGACATCTTATTACTCCTCCACAGGGGGACCACGTCTTTGGAAGAGAAGTGGGAATTCCTGGCTGGGTGTCCCTTAGTCCCAATTCTTCAACGAGAACAGTGCAGGGCCCTGCCTTCGCCTAGCAGAAATCCCAAAGGACGAGCCAGCTTGGAGGGGCTTTAAAAccttcccccccacccaccAGAAAGCCCTGCTGGGTTTTAATCTCCGCTGAAGTGCATTAAAGGTGCTcgttaaaatgcttttattaagAGCTGGGCGAGCCTTGctttggggaggaggggacgGAGGCTGCGCACCCCTCTCCCCTGCACCGCTGCCTGGTGGAAAGCCCAGGACGAGGACGGGGGGTGCTGctcgtgccccccccccccaaaaaaatgatGCTCCCACCGGATCCCAACCTTCTGGcgagggtttttttttttttgcacagctCGGGTGCCAGCTCCAAGCCGGGGCACCCCCCGGGGTGCAATCTGAGCCGCGAGAGCTTCAGGGCGAGGAGAGGAGCAGATTTGGGGCTCTTTCCTAGGAAATCACCGGGATCCTGGAGGCGAGACctaccggggggggggggtggaggttTCCCCCAAAACCTTCACACGTCCGTGTGCAAGGCTCTCGGGCAAGCCAGGAGCCGCGATGCCGgtccccagcctgtcccctcTTGTACAACCGAGGGACACCGATGCCacctcccccccacctcccttcCCCCGCGGACTCCATTTCCCGAGGAGCCGAGCGGCGGCGCCCGGTGACGGCCAAGGAAGCGCGgctgagccgagccgagccgaaCCAGGTGGGGACCCCTGTAATgggggcaccccccccccccccgaggtgGGGGTATCCGGGGTTGGGGAGCCCCCCCCTCCACTCCGGGTGGGCATGGGGAatgcagccccctccccgtgccgGGATGGGGGTCCCCCTTGTTGGGGGGATGGGATCCCCTAAAATAGGGAGGGGGCACGGTTGGGGGATCCCCCTCCCctggttttggggaggggggagcggaGGGTACAACTTCtctgggggggttggggggggagaCCCCTGTTTGTGGTGGTGCCAGAGGAGTGGGGGCACCcctggggttgggggggggagcagggaggggaaagcCCTTAaggggggggtctgggggtaCCCCACAGCTGGAGCCTCCAGCGCAGAATTGGGGGGGGGCTGCATGGGATTTGGGGGGCTCtaggggggctgtggggagggcaACAAGAGGATTGGGGGTGCAAGGTGGGTGTGGGGGGATTTGGTGTGCAGGTGGGCGCAGCTCCGGGATTTGGGGCGCACAGGGGGGTGTGGGTGTGCAGACCTGGGGTTTGGGGTGCAGTGGGGGGGGGTCACATCCCCACGCTTCGGGGTGCAAGGGGGAATCACGGATGTGGGCTCAGCCTCGCCTACAGCCCCGCAAACGTTTCCGGGAGGCCGTGCCGCGTGGCACCGTGTGGCCGCGTCCCGCAGCCACCTGCACGCCAGCCCAGGAGCCACCACCCGGTTCCCATCAATTAGCGACTACAACTGACGAGTTTCTGCCGCCCCCGGGAGCGTCACCGCCAGGCACAGCGCTTTCGTTTTCCTTTCTCGCTTTGCTGGCAGAAGCAGCTCgaaggcagaagaaataacCCCAGCGGCTCGTCTGGCTGCGCTGGTGCCAGGGTCGGGGCCTCCTCGGGGGTCCCAAACGGTGCCCCCCAGGGTGGCCCTGCCATAGCCCCCCCCCGTCCTTCTCCCCCGTGGCACAGGGCTGTGGCCATGacggaggcggcggggccgaaGTCCAAGCGCATCCTGGTGACGGGTGGCACGGGCTTGGTGGGCAGAGCCATCCAGAAGGTGGTGGCAGATGGAGAGGGGCAGCCGGACGAGGAGTGGGTCTTCGTGTCCTCCAAAGACGCCGACTTAACGTGAGTCTTGGTGACCCCCGGTGCCCTCCTTTTTGTCCCACATCCCGATGAAGCCCGTGATTTCGTCTCACCAGGAGCGCTGCGGAGACCAAAGCCCTCTTCGAGAAGCACAAACCCACCCACGTCGTCCACCTGGCTGCCATGGTCGGGGGCCTCTTCAAAAACATCCGTTGCAACCTGGATTTCTGGGTGAGCACCTGGTGAGCAGGCGGCGTTGGGGTCCTGCAAGGCCCTGCCCACCCCGAGACGCAGCTCATTCTGTCCTGGGGCCGAAACATCTGCTCTGATTTCTGTAGTCTGCACCCTACAGAGCGCAGGGTTTTGGGGTTCCCCCTCCAGCTCCACCTGCTGAGGATGCCGCTGACAAACCTCTCTCTGTCCCCAGAGGAGAAACGTCCATATCAACGACAACGTCCTGCACTCGGCCTATGAGTGCGGGGTGCAGAAGGtggtctcctgcctctccacctGCATCTTCCCGGACAAGACGACGTACCCCATCGACGAGACCATGGTGAGCGTCTCCATCCCCTTGCACGTGGGTCGTGGCACGGCCTTGCCGATCACCACCCCTTTTATCCAGCCCATCCGTGGGCAAACCTGGAGCACTTCTGGCCTCTCCGAGGTGCGCAGTGGGGCCAAAACCCACGCCAGCTCCCCACATCCGAAATATTGCATCGAGTTTCCGACCCCACACGGCTCCCGTGGGGCGAGGCAGGAGGTGGCCTCTGCTCAGTTCCCGCCGGGtctctctgctctcctgtcCCCAGATTCACAACGGGCCACCGCACAGCTCCAACTTCGGCTACTCCTACGCCAAGAGGATGATCGACGTCCAGAATAGGTGCGGGGCCATAGGAGAACCACCCCGGTGCGAGAGGGCTGTGAGCATCCTATAATTATCAGGGCAGGGGAAACTTCCAGGGCTGCCTAATGGGGCTGGGGAGATACCTGAGCTCGGCAGCCAGAGCTTCCAGGGGCAGTTTCCATGGGACGCACTGAGAAAACCCCAAGGACTGTTTTTGTGGGGATGGCACCGTGACCGGCTCACCCCCCGCTCTCGCCCAGGGGCTATTTCGAGCAGCACGGCTGCCGCTTCACCGCTGTCATCCCCACCAACATCTTCGGGCCGCACGACAACTTCAACATCGAGGACGGCCACGTGCTGCCGGGGCTCATCCACAAGGTGTACCTGGCCAAACGTGAGCGTTGTGGGGCATTTTatggggtgggttttttttttttggtaagggTAGCCATGGTCTGGAGTACAGGTCTGATGCTCAGGGAtgttctttcccttctcctgcagAGACTGGCTCTCCTCTGACCGTCTGGGGCACCGGCAAGCCCCGGAGGCAGTTCATCTACTCTCCGGTAGGTGTGGGAAGGACGtggggggcaggggctggatcTTACCCCAGGCTGAGCCCTCCTGGGttgtcctggggctggggaggctgtgggAAGGCTGGGCGAGCAGCCACCCCCCTAAAAACCAAACTGAACTCCTCTCGTCAGGATCTGGCCCGGCTCTTCCTTTGGGTCCTGCGGGAATACGAGGAGGTGGAACCCATCATCTTGTCAGGTGAGAACCGGCTGCCCCCTTccaagagagggaggaaggggaaacgGCCTCAGCTCATCCCCGTTCCCCCCAGTGGGCGAAGAAGATGAAGTCTCCATCAAGGAGGCTGCAGATGCGATCGTGGAGGCCATGGACTTCAGGGGAGAGCTCATCGTATCCTTTAGGGCAAGGCTGGTGCAGCAAAAAGGGACACCCCACGTCCCACCAGGGAACCATGGGGTCACCATGGAGCCCCCATAACACAGATACCAGGGCAAAGCAGCGCCCAGAGCAGCCTCAGCCAGGATGTATGGGGGCAGAGCACAACCTcaatatcccccccccccccaggatttcctatttcttttcccttaattGCCCCCGTGCCAGTTTGACACCACCAAGGCAGACGGGCAGTTCAAGAAGACAGCCAGCAACGCCAAGCTCCGGCGCTACCTCCCCGGCTTCCAGTTCACCCCCTTCAGACAAGGTGAGAAGAGGGGCGCCCACGCAGCCCCGGCCTTTCCTGGGGGGTGCCAAGGACAAGGGGTATGGCCCTCCCCGGTCCCAAATCCTACAGACAgcccctcttctccttccccagccgtGCAGGAGACCTGCGCCTGGTTCAGCACCAACTACGCCAGCGCTAGGAAGTGAGGGAGGCAGCGGCCGCACGCGCATCCTCTTCGACTCAGGGTTGTCCTCTGCCGGGGcagaggatggggctggggggtgacGGTGACATTCCCAAAGGTGGATGGGGGCCAGGGTCCTGGTGAGcggggacagggagggggaagagggaaagaaatcaTCGAGTAGCATCTTAACGTAGAAAAGCCTAAGGAGAAGACCCCATGCTCAGGTAGGGGGAGGATTGGGGACCCCAAAAGTGCTGCTGGACCCCAAATGGGGCAGTAGCAGCCACCAGTGGCCACGTTCCTCCCCcagggcagaggctggcagctcctgctgggctaCTATGCTGCTAATTACATGTAATTAGGCTGTAATAAAGAGAAGCTGATCAGGGCTGTTCCTGCAGGAGTGGTCGGTGGTGCTTTTGTGCATGGGACAAGCACAAGGGGGTGGGAACGGCCCCATAGCTCCCAGCATCTCctcggggggagggggaaggaacCAGAATGGGGAAGGCTCCAGCTATAAATAAAGCtagcatttattaaaatatgtgcAAATAGCATAAAACTGGTGGGACAAGGAGTATCCGCCCCGCTGGGCTCAAGTGGGAGCCAGGGCGAGCCCGGTAGTCCCATACCCACCCGAGGGCACCCAcagggtgctgagcacagctttGTGTTCTCCACCTGCATCAGGAAGAGCCAAAAGTGGGTTAAAACCCCCCCtcggggaggggacaggggtCACAGGCGTGGGGACCCATCAGCGTGGATGTGACAGAAGTCCTGCCCGGGGACAGCTCTCTTCCGACACCGCTGCCCGGCCCTGGTGAGCCCCTGGCACGGGGACCGTGGGGACAGCGAGGACCTAGGGAGGAGACAGCCATCAGCACCACGGCCCCAAGGGGCACCCGGGTCGGGTCACTGGTGGTGACACCAGCCCCAAAGCATCCCCAAAAGATGTCCCCTGCAGGCAGTACTCACGCGTTGCTGCTGGCCAAGGACTGGCTCGGGCTGTAGGGTTTGGGCTCCCAGTGGTGCCCAGCTCCTAGAGCTGGTTCCAGCATCACCTGGCCAGGGAAGAAGAGGTTTGGCAAGGCACAGAGATGATCCCCGGTGACCCGCTTGTGCTGCGGGAGAtgtccctttccccccccccccggggggggcaggTGGTAGCAGGCATGATGAGGGCCTTGGTCTGCAGGATGCCCCCCCCTCCACCCAAAAGTCCTCCCTGAGCAAGTGCTGCAGGACCAGGAcctctcccagcagagcaggggttGTCCAGGGTCATCAAAACAaggaccccccccccatccTCAGAAGATCCTGGCCCTAACGGGAGACCCAGCTGGCCCCCAGGGAGCAGGGCCCATATCCCACACACTTACCCCTGGCTCAGGCTTACCCCGCACGAGGTCCTTCTGGGGATGGGGTGCCCAGGCAAAGCGGCCAAGCTCAGCTTTGTCCTCCAGCTGCCGGGGCCCAGTGCCACCCGCCCCGCTGCGTGGGGGTCCCCCGCTGTCACTGGGGGCTCTGCAAGACACGGCGTGGGTGGATCCCAGCACCGCTGTCCCAGGGCGTAGGAtgggggcaccctggggtggCCCAGGTACCACCATGGGGCTCctacagccccccccccccccagctctcacCTTGCAGGCAGCTCATCTCCATCCtgtccagctcctcctgcaacAGCCCCATTTTGCAGCCCCTGTGAAGGATGGAGGAAACCTTGGGCTCCATCAGCTCTGCGGCTCGTTCCTTGGCCCCAGTCACGATGGGGGACCCTTCTCCAGccacccaccaccacccccctcTGGGACAAGGCACCCAAGGTCACAGGGAAGCCCACCAACGCGCATCCTGCGCCCTTGGGTACCCCACAGGCCACCCCAGGACCAATTTAGGAAGCAGGACAGCCCAGCTGGATCCGagcagcacccaagggtgccgTGCCCGTCCCCCTGCCCCGTACCTCTCCGGGGTGGAGGTGAGGTGATGGCGAGGCTCAGCCTGGTGGAGCATCAGCCGAGCAATGCGGCGAGCAGCCGCCAGCACCCAGTGCCCTGCAGGGAAACAAGAGGGTGGGAGAGGGCGGAGAACCCCGGCCCATCCCCACACGGGCTGCAGCACCCTAGGGTGGCTCAACCCCGCTGTGTCCTCAGCCCACATCCCCCCATCCTTCCCCAAAATCCATCCCACCTGCCACAGCCAGGGCCAGGAGAGCAGCGAGGGCCGGGAAGCCGATGGGCTCAGCGCCACGGAGCTCGCTGAGGGCGCTGGAGCcaacgaggaggaggaggagggcgcGGGGCGGCACGGGCACCTGgaggaaggccagcagcagggccagcagcagaaaataggAGCCGTGCAGGACGCAGGTGGGGACGGCACCGGGGCTCAGCCCTGcgggatgaggagcagaaacCGGTGTCGGCACCCAGCCGAAGCCACCCAGCACCCTGAGCCCCTCGCCCCGCTCACCGGCCCAAGCGAGGGCGGCGTGGAAGCGCCGCAGGTGGCTCTCCACGCCG
The genomic region above belongs to Oxyura jamaicensis isolate SHBP4307 breed ruddy duck chromosome 2 unlocalized genomic scaffold, BPBGC_Ojam_1.0 oxy2_random_OJ82, whole genome shotgun sequence and contains:
- the GFUS gene encoding GDP-L-fucose synthase, with amino-acid sequence MTEAAGPKSKRILVTGGTGLVGRAIQKVVADGEGQPDEEWVFVSSKDADLTSAAETKALFEKHKPTHVVHLAAMVGGLFKNIRCNLDFWRRNVHINDNVLHSAYECGVQKVVSCLSTCIFPDKTTYPIDETMIHNGPPHSSNFGYSYAKRMIDVQNRGYFEQHGCRFTAVIPTNIFGPHDNFNIEDGHVLPGLIHKVYLAKQTGSPLTVWGTGKPRRQFIYSPDLARLFLWVLREYEEVEPIILSVGEEDEVSIKEAADAIVEAMDFRGELIFDTTKADGQFKKTASNAKLRRYLPGFQFTPFRQAVQETCAWFSTNYASARK